The proteins below come from a single Vidua chalybeata isolate OUT-0048 chromosome 1, bVidCha1 merged haplotype, whole genome shotgun sequence genomic window:
- the LOC128790972 gene encoding myosin-7 isoform X2: MPDVEMAEFGEAAPYLRKSEKERLAAQTRPFDLKKDIFVPDEKEEYVKATIVSREGSKITAETEHGKTVTVKEDQIMQQNPPKFDKIEDMAMLTFLHEPAVLYNLKDRYASWMIYTYSGLFCVTVNPYKWLPVYNAEVVAAYRGKKRSEAPPHIFSISDNAYQNMLTDRENQSILITGESGAGKTVNTKRVIQYFAVIAAIGDRGKKEAGAPGKGTLEDQIIQANPALEAFGNAKTVRNDNSSRFGKFIRIHFGATGKLASADIETYLLEKSRVIFQLKAERNYHIYYQILSNKKPELLDMMLVTNNPYDYAFISQGETTVPSIDDGEELVATDSAFDVLGFTPEEKNSIYKLTGAIMHFGNMKFKQKQREEQAEPDGTEEADKSAYLMGLNSADLLKGLCHPRVKVGNEYVTKGQNVQQVIYAVGALAKAVYEKMFNWMVTRINNSLETKQPRQYFIGVLDIAGFEIFDFNSFEQLCINFTNEKLQQFFNHHMFVLEQEEYKKEGIEWEFIDFGMDLQACIDLIEKPMGIMSILEEECMFPKATDMTFKAKLFDNHLGKSANFGKPRNIKGKQEAHFALIHYAGTVDYNIIGWLQKNKDPLNETVVGLYQKSALKLLANLFANYAGADAPVEKGKGAKKKGSSFQTVSALHRENLNKLMTNLRSTHPHFVRCIIPNETKSPGVMNNPLVMHQLRCNGVLEGIRICRKGFPNRILYGDFRQRYRILNPAAIPEGQFIDSRKGAEKLLGSLDIDHNQYKFGHTKVFFKAGLLGLLEEMRDERLARIMTRLQAQVRGFLSRQEFKKILERRDSLLVIQWNIRAFMGVKNWPWMKLYFKIKPLLKSAETEKEMQNMKEEFGRLKEALEKSEARRKELEEKMVSMLQEKNDLQLQVQAEQDNLADAEERCDQLIKNKIQLEAKVKEMTERMEDEEEMNAELTAKKRKLEDECSELKKDIDDLELSLAKVEKEKHATENKVKNLTEEMAGLDEIIVKLTKEKKALQESHQQALDDLQAEEDKVNTLTKAKVKLEQQVDDLESSLEQEKKIRMDLERAKRKLEGDLKLAQENIMDLENDKQQLDERLKKKDFELNALNARIEDEQAVAAQLQKKLKELQARIEELEEELEAERTGRAKVEKLRSDLSRELEEISERLEEAGGATSVQIELNKKREAEFQKMRRDLEEATLQHEATAAALRKKHADSVAELSEQIDNLQRVKQKLEKEKSELKLELDDVGSNMEQLIKAKANLEKMCRTMEDQMNEHRTKSEEAQRMVNDLTTQRAKLQTENGELSRQLEEKEAFINQMTRGKLTYTQQLEDLKRQLEEEVKAKNALAHALQSARHDCDLLREQYEEETEAKAELQRSLSKANSEVAQWRTKYETDAIQRTEELEEAKKKLAQRLQEAEEAVEAVNAKCSSLEKTKHRLQNEIEDLMADLERSNAAAAALDKKQRNFDKILSEWKQKFEESQVELEASQKEARSLSTELFKLKNAYEESLDHLETLKRENKNLQEEISDLTEQLGGSHKTIHELEKVRKQLDAEKLELQAALEEAEASLEHEEGKILRAQLEFNQVKADYERKLAEKDEEMEQAKRNHLRVVDSLQTSLDAETRSRNEALRLKKKMEGDLNEMEIQLSHANRVAAEAQKQVKTLQGCLKDTQLQLDDMVRVNEDLKENIAIVERRNNLLQSELEELRAVVEQTERARKLAEQELIEASERVQLLHSQNTSLINQKKKMEADISQLQTEVEEAIQECRNAEEKAKKAITDAAMMAEELKKEQDTSAHLERMKKNMEQTIKDLQMRLDEAEQLALKGGKKQLQKLEARVRELENELEAEQKRHAESVKGLRKSERRVKELSYQTEEDRKNLVRLQDLVDKLQMKVKAYKRQAEEAEEQANSNLAKFRKAQHELDEAEERADIAESQVNKLRAKSRDIGAKGLNEE; encoded by the exons ATGCCTGATGTGGAGATGGCTGAATTTGGGGAGGCTGCCCCCTATCTCCGCAAGTCGGAGAAGGAACGGTTGGCTGCCCAGACCCGCCCCTTCGACCTGAAGAAGGACATCTTCGTCCCTGATGAAAAGGAGGAATATGTCAAGGCCACCATTGTCAGCCGTGAGGGTTCCAAGATCACTGCTGAGACTGAACATGGCAAG ACAGTGACAGTCAAGGAGGACCAGATCATGCAGCAGAACCCTCCCAAGTTTGACAAGATTGAGGACATGGCCATGCTGACTTTCCTCCACGAGCCCGCCGTCCTCTACAACCTCAAGGACCGCTACGCATCTTGGATGATCTAT ACTTACTCAGGGCTCTTCTGTGTGACTGTCAACCCCTACAAGTGGTTGCCCGTCTACAATGCTGAGGTGGTGGCTGCCTACCGGGGAAAGAAGCGGAGTGAAGCTCCACCCCATATCTTCTCCATCTCTGACAATGCCTACCAGAACATGCTAACAG ATCGGGAGAACCAATCTATCCTCATCAC CGGAGAATCCGGGGCGGGGAAGACTGTGAACACCAAGAGGGTCATCCAGTACTTTGCTGTCATCGCTGCCATTGGTGACCGTGGCAAGAAGGAGGCGGGGGCCCCAGGCAAG GGCACCCTGGAGGACCAGATCATCCAGGCCAACCCTGCCTTGGAAGCCTTTGGCAATGCCAAAACTGTCCGGAATGACAACTCATCCCGATTT GGGAAGTTTATCCGGATCCATTTTGGGGCCACTGGGAAGCTGGCATCAGCTGACATTGAGACCT ACCTCCTAGAGAAGTCCCGTGTCATCTTCCAGCTGAAGGCTGAAAGAAACTACCACATTTACTACCAGATCCTCTCCAATAagaagccagagctgctgg ataTGATGCTGGTGACCAACAACCCCTACGACTATGCCTTCATCTCCCAAGGAGAGACCACAGTTCCATCCATTGATGATGGAGAGGAGCTCGTGGCCACAGAT AGTGCCTTCGATGTCCTGGGCTTCACCCCAGAGGAGAAGAACTCCATCTATAAACTGACAGGAGCCATCATGCACTTTGGCAACATGAAGTTTAAGCAGAAACAACGGGAAGAGCAGGCAGAACCAGATGGCACAGAAG AGGCAGACAAGTCAGCTTACCTAATGGGGCTGAACTCAGCTGATCTTCTCAAGGGGTTGTGCCACCCTCGGGTCAAGGTGGGCAATGAGTATGTCACCAAGGGGCAGAATGTCCAGCAG GTGATTTATGCTGTCGGAGCCTTGGCCAAAGCCGTGTATGAGAAGATGTTCAACTGGATGGTGACCAGAATCAACAATTCACTGGAGACCAAGCAGCCACGGCAGTACTTCATTGGTGTGCTGGACATTGCTGGCTTTGAAATCTTTGAT TTCAACAGCTTCGAGCAGCTCTGCATCAACTTCACCAACgagaagctgcagcagtttttCAACCACCACATGTtcgtgctggagcaggaggaataCAAGAAGGAGGGCATTGAGTGGGAGTTCATTGACTTTGGCATGGACCTCCAGGCCTGCATTGACCTCATTGAGAAG CCCATGGGGATCATGTCCATCCTGGAGGAGGAGTGCATGTTTCCCAAGGCCACAGACATGACCTTCAAGGCCAAGCTCTTTGATAATCACTTGGGCAAGTCGGCCAACTTTGGGAAGCCACGAAACATCAAGGGGAAGCAAGAGGCCCACTTTGCCCTTATCCACTATGCTGGCACGGTGGACTACAACATCATCGGGTGGCTGCAGAAGAACAAGGACCCCCTCAATGAGACAGTGGTGGGGCTCTACCAGAAATCAGCCCTGAAGCTCTTGGCCAACCTCTTTGCCAACTATGCTGGGGCTGATGCAC CCgtggagaaggggaaaggagcTAAGAAGAAAGGTTCCTCCTTTCAGACTGTCTCTGCCCTGCATCGG GAGAATCTCAACAAGCTGATGACCAACTTGCGGTCTACCCACCCTCATTTCGTCCGCTGCATCATCCCCAATGAGACCAAGTCTCCTG GTGTGATGAACAACCCCCTGGTAATGCACCAGCTTCGCTGCAATGGAGTGCTGGAAGGCATCCGTATCTGCCGCAAGGGCTTCCCCAATCGCATCCTCTATGGGGACTTCCGACAGCG GTACCGCATCCTGAACCCTGCGGCCATCCCTGAGGGTCAGTTCATTGACAGCCGCAAGGGGGCTGAGAAGCTCCTGGGATCCCTTGATATTGACCACAACCAGTACAAATTTGGACACACCAAG GTCTTCTTCaaggctgggctgctggggctgctggaggagatgaGGGATGAGCGCCTGGCCCGGATCATGACCCGATTGCAGGCCCAAGTCCGTGGTTTCCTGTCCCGTCAGGAGTTCAAGAAGATTCTAGAGCGCAG AGACTCATTGCTGGTGATCCAGTGGAACATCAGGGCCTTCATGGGGGTGAAGAATTGGCCTTGGATGAAGCTCTACTTTAAGATCAAGCCCTTGCTGAAGAGTGCTGAGACGGAGAAAGAGATGCAG AACATGAAAGAAGAGTTTGGGCGGCTGAAGGAGGCCTTAGAGAAGTCAGAAGCCCGGcggaaggagctggaggagaagatGGTCTCcatgctgcaggaaaaaaatgacctTCAGCTCCAAGTGCAGGCT GAGCAAGACAACCTGGCTGACGCTGAAGAGCGCTGTGACCAGCTGATCAAGAACAAGATCCAGCTGGAGGCCAAGGTGAAGGAGATGACTGAGCGgatggaggatgaggaggagatgAATGCTGAATTAACAGCAAAGAAGAGAAAGCTGGAGGATGAATGCTCAGAGCTGAAGAAAGACATTGATGACCTGGAGTTGTCATTGGCCAAGgtggaaaaggagaaacatGCCACTGAGAACAAG GTCAAGAACCTCACAGAGGAGATGGCCGGGCTGGATGAGATCATTGTCAAGCTAACGAAGGAGAAGAAGGCCCTGCAAGAATCTCACCAGCAAGCGCTGGATGacctgcaggcagaggaagacAAGGTCAACACCTTGACAAAGGCCAAAGTCAAACTGGAACAGCAAGTGGATGAT CTGGAGAGTTCACTGGAGCAAGAGAAGAAGATCCGGATGGACCTGGAACGGGCCAAAAGGAAGCTGGAAGGTGATTTGAAGCTGGCTCAGGAGAATATCATGGACCTGGAGAATGACAAGCAACAATTGGATGAGAGGCTGAAAAA GAAAGACTTTGAGCTCAATGCCCTCAACGCCAGAATAGAGGATGAGCAAGCAGTTGCAGCGCAGCTCCAGAAGAAGCTCAAAGAGCTTCAG GCGCGAATTGAGGAGCTGGAAGAGGAGTTGGAAGCAGAGCGGACAGGCAGAGCCAAGGTGGAGAAGCTGCGCTCAGACCTGTCACGAGAGCTGGAGGAGATCAGTGAGCGGCTGGAGGAGGCAGGTGGTGCCACATCAGTGCAGATTGAGCTCAACAAGAAGAGGGAGGCAGAGTTCCAGAAGATGCGGCGGGACCTGGAAGAGGCCACGCTGCAGCATGAGGCCACGGCTGCTGCGCTGCGCAAGAAGCACGCCGACAGCGTGGCCGAACTCAGCGAGCAGATTGACAACTTACAGCGCGTCAAACAGAaactggagaaggagaagagtgAGCTCAAGCTGGAGTTGGATGATGTCGGCTCCAACATGGAGCAACTGATAAAGGCCAAG GCTAACCTGGAGAAGATGTGCCGCACCATGGAAGATCAGATGAATGAGCATCGGACCAAGTCCGAAGAGGCTCAACGCATGGTCAATGACCTCACCACTCAACGAGCCAAACTCCAGACAGAAAATG GTGAGCTCtccaggcagctggaggagaaggaagccTTCATCAACCAGATGACACGAGGGAAACTCACCTACACCCAACAGCTGGAGGACCTCAAGAGGCAGCTAGAGGAAGAAGTCAAG gctAAGAATGCACTGGCCCATGCCCTCCAATCAGCTCGGCATGACTGCGACCTTCTGAGGGAGCAGTATGAGGAGGAAACAGAGGCCAAGGCTGAGCTCCAGCGCTCACTCTCCAAGGCCAACTCTGAGGTGGCACAGTGGAGGACCAAGTATGAGACAGATGCCATCCAGCGCACTGAGGAACTGGAGGAGGCCAA GAAGAAGCTGGCCCAGCggctgcaggaggctgaggaggcAGTGGAGGCGGTCAATGCCAAGTGTTCCTCCCTGGAGAAGACCAAGCACCGGctgcaaaatgaaattgaaGATCTCATGGCAGACCTGGAGCGGtcaaatgcagcagcagctgcattgGACAAGAAGCAGAGAAACTTTGACAAG ATCTTGTCTGAGTGGAAGCAGAAGTTTGAAGAGTCACAGGTGGAGTTGGAAGCATCGCAGAAAGAGGCCAGATCCCTCAGCACCGAGCTCTTCAAGCTGAAAAACGCTTATGAGGAGTCACTTGATCACTTAGAGACTttaaagagggaaaacaagaaTCTCCAAG AGGAGATCTCGGACCTGACGGAGCAGCTGGGTGGCAGCCACAAGACCATCCATGAATTGGAGAAGGTCCGAAAGCAGCTGGATGCCGAGAAACTGGAGCTCCAAGctgcactggaagaggctgag GCCTCTCTGGAGCATGAGGAGGGAAAGATCCTGAGGGCCCAACTGGAGTTCAACCAGGTCAAGGCAGACTATGAGCGCAAGCTGGCCGAGAAGGATGAGGAGATGGAGCAGGCCAAGCGCAACCACCTGCGGGTGGTGGACTCACTGCAGACCTCTCTGGATGCTGAGACCCGGAGCCGCAATGAGGCCCTGAGGCTGAAGAAGAAGATGGAGGGTGACCTCAATGAGATGGAGATTCAGCTCAGCCATGCCAACCGCGTGGCTGCTGAAGCTCAGAAGCAAGTCAAgacactgcagggctgcctcAAG GacacccagctgcagctggatgaCATGGTACGGGTCAATGAGGACCTGAAGGAGAATATTGCCATTGTGGAGAGGAGAAACAACCTCCTCCAGTCAGAGCTGGAGGAGTTGCGGGCAGTGGTGGAACAGACTGAGAGGGCTCGCAAGTTGGCGGAGCAGGAGCTGATTGAGGCCAGCGAGAGGGTCCAGCTTCTCCACTCACAG AACACCAGCCTCATCAACCAGAAGAAGAAGATGGAGGCTGACATCTCCCAGCTGCAGACAGAGGTGGAAGAGGCCATCCAGGAGTGCAGGAATGCTGAGGAGAAAGCCAAGAAAGCCATCACTGAT GCGGCCATGatggcagaggagctgaagaAGGAGCAGGATACAAGCGCCCATCTGGAGCGGATGAAGAAGAACATGGAGCAGACCATCAAGGACCTGCAGATGAGGTTGGATGAGGCTGAGCAGTTGGCCCTCAAAGGGGGcaagaagcagctgcagaagctggAGGCTCGTGTGCGGGAGCTGGAGAATGAGCTGGAGGCTGAGCAGAAGCGCCATGCCGAGAGTGTCAAGGGTCTCCGCAAGTCCGAGCGTCGCGTCAAGGAACTCAGCTACCAG
- the LOC128790972 gene encoding myosin-7 isoform X1: protein MPDVEMAEFGEAAPYLRKSEKERLAAQTRPFDLKKDIFVPDEKEEYVKATIVSREGSKITAETEHGKTVTVKEDQIMQQNPPKFDKIEDMAMLTFLHEPAVLYNLKDRYASWMIYTYSGLFCVTVNPYKWLPVYNAEVVAAYRGKKRSEAPPHIFSISDNAYQNMLTDRENQSILITGESGAGKTVNTKRVIQYFAVIAAIGDRGKKEAGAPGKGTLEDQIIQANPALEAFGNAKTVRNDNSSRFGKFIRIHFGATGKLASADIETYLLEKSRVIFQLKAERNYHIYYQILSNKKPELLDMMLVTNNPYDYAFISQGETTVPSIDDGEELVATDSAFDVLGFTPEEKNSIYKLTGAIMHFGNMKFKQKQREEQAEPDGTEEADKSAYLMGLNSADLLKGLCHPRVKVGNEYVTKGQNVQQVIYAVGALAKAVYEKMFNWMVTRINNSLETKQPRQYFIGVLDIAGFEIFDFNSFEQLCINFTNEKLQQFFNHHMFVLEQEEYKKEGIEWEFIDFGMDLQACIDLIEKPMGIMSILEEECMFPKATDMTFKAKLFDNHLGKSANFGKPRNIKGKQEAHFALIHYAGTVDYNIIGWLQKNKDPLNETVVGLYQKSALKLLANLFANYAGADAPVEKGKGAKKKGSSFQTVSALHRENLNKLMTNLRSTHPHFVRCIIPNETKSPGVMNNPLVMHQLRCNGVLEGIRICRKGFPNRILYGDFRQRYRILNPAAIPEGQFIDSRKGAEKLLGSLDIDHNQYKFGHTKVFFKAGLLGLLEEMRDERLARIMTRLQAQVRGFLSRQEFKKILERRDSLLVIQWNIRAFMGVKNWPWMKLYFKIKPLLKSAETEKEMQNMKEEFGRLKEALEKSEARRKELEEKMVSMLQEKNDLQLQVQAEQDNLADAEERCDQLIKNKIQLEAKVKEMTERMEDEEEMNAELTAKKRKLEDECSELKKDIDDLELSLAKVEKEKHATENKVKNLTEEMAGLDEIIVKLTKEKKALQESHQQALDDLQAEEDKVNTLTKAKVKLEQQVDDLESSLEQEKKIRMDLERAKRKLEGDLKLAQENIMDLENDKQQLDERLKKKDFELNALNARIEDEQAVAAQLQKKLKELQARIEELEEELEAERTGRAKVEKLRSDLSRELEEISERLEEAGGATSVQIELNKKREAEFQKMRRDLEEATLQHEATAAALRKKHADSVAELSEQIDNLQRVKQKLEKEKSELKLELDDVGSNMEQLIKAKANLEKMCRTMEDQMNEHRTKSEEAQRMVNDLTTQRAKLQTENGELSRQLEEKEAFINQMTRGKLTYTQQLEDLKRQLEEEVKAKNALAHALQSARHDCDLLREQYEEETEAKAELQRSLSKANSEVAQWRTKYETDAIQRTEELEEAKKKLAQRLQEAEEAVEAVNAKCSSLEKTKHRLQNEIEDLMADLERSNAAAAALDKKQRNFDKILSEWKQKFEESQVELEASQKEARSLSTELFKLKNAYEESLDHLETLKRENKNLQEEISDLTEQLGGSHKTIHELEKVRKQLDAEKLELQAALEEAEASLEHEEGKILRAQLEFNQVKADYERKLAEKDEEMEQAKRNHLRVVDSLQTSLDAETRSRNEALRLKKKMEGDLNEMEIQLSHANRVAAEAQKQVKTLQGCLKDTQLQLDDMVRVNEDLKENIAIVERRNNLLQSELEELRAVVEQTERARKLAEQELIEASERVQLLHSQNTSLINQKKKMEADISQLQTEVEEAIQECRNAEEKAKKAITDAAMMAEELKKEQDTSAHLERMKKNMEQTIKDLQMRLDEAEQLALKGGKKQLQKLEARVRELENELEAEQKRHAESVKGLRKSERRVKELSYQTEEDRKNLVRLQDLVDKLQMKVKAYKRQAEEAEEQANSNLAKFRKAQHELDEAEERADIAESQVNKLRAKSRDIGAKKGLNEE, encoded by the exons ATGCCTGATGTGGAGATGGCTGAATTTGGGGAGGCTGCCCCCTATCTCCGCAAGTCGGAGAAGGAACGGTTGGCTGCCCAGACCCGCCCCTTCGACCTGAAGAAGGACATCTTCGTCCCTGATGAAAAGGAGGAATATGTCAAGGCCACCATTGTCAGCCGTGAGGGTTCCAAGATCACTGCTGAGACTGAACATGGCAAG ACAGTGACAGTCAAGGAGGACCAGATCATGCAGCAGAACCCTCCCAAGTTTGACAAGATTGAGGACATGGCCATGCTGACTTTCCTCCACGAGCCCGCCGTCCTCTACAACCTCAAGGACCGCTACGCATCTTGGATGATCTAT ACTTACTCAGGGCTCTTCTGTGTGACTGTCAACCCCTACAAGTGGTTGCCCGTCTACAATGCTGAGGTGGTGGCTGCCTACCGGGGAAAGAAGCGGAGTGAAGCTCCACCCCATATCTTCTCCATCTCTGACAATGCCTACCAGAACATGCTAACAG ATCGGGAGAACCAATCTATCCTCATCAC CGGAGAATCCGGGGCGGGGAAGACTGTGAACACCAAGAGGGTCATCCAGTACTTTGCTGTCATCGCTGCCATTGGTGACCGTGGCAAGAAGGAGGCGGGGGCCCCAGGCAAG GGCACCCTGGAGGACCAGATCATCCAGGCCAACCCTGCCTTGGAAGCCTTTGGCAATGCCAAAACTGTCCGGAATGACAACTCATCCCGATTT GGGAAGTTTATCCGGATCCATTTTGGGGCCACTGGGAAGCTGGCATCAGCTGACATTGAGACCT ACCTCCTAGAGAAGTCCCGTGTCATCTTCCAGCTGAAGGCTGAAAGAAACTACCACATTTACTACCAGATCCTCTCCAATAagaagccagagctgctgg ataTGATGCTGGTGACCAACAACCCCTACGACTATGCCTTCATCTCCCAAGGAGAGACCACAGTTCCATCCATTGATGATGGAGAGGAGCTCGTGGCCACAGAT AGTGCCTTCGATGTCCTGGGCTTCACCCCAGAGGAGAAGAACTCCATCTATAAACTGACAGGAGCCATCATGCACTTTGGCAACATGAAGTTTAAGCAGAAACAACGGGAAGAGCAGGCAGAACCAGATGGCACAGAAG AGGCAGACAAGTCAGCTTACCTAATGGGGCTGAACTCAGCTGATCTTCTCAAGGGGTTGTGCCACCCTCGGGTCAAGGTGGGCAATGAGTATGTCACCAAGGGGCAGAATGTCCAGCAG GTGATTTATGCTGTCGGAGCCTTGGCCAAAGCCGTGTATGAGAAGATGTTCAACTGGATGGTGACCAGAATCAACAATTCACTGGAGACCAAGCAGCCACGGCAGTACTTCATTGGTGTGCTGGACATTGCTGGCTTTGAAATCTTTGAT TTCAACAGCTTCGAGCAGCTCTGCATCAACTTCACCAACgagaagctgcagcagtttttCAACCACCACATGTtcgtgctggagcaggaggaataCAAGAAGGAGGGCATTGAGTGGGAGTTCATTGACTTTGGCATGGACCTCCAGGCCTGCATTGACCTCATTGAGAAG CCCATGGGGATCATGTCCATCCTGGAGGAGGAGTGCATGTTTCCCAAGGCCACAGACATGACCTTCAAGGCCAAGCTCTTTGATAATCACTTGGGCAAGTCGGCCAACTTTGGGAAGCCACGAAACATCAAGGGGAAGCAAGAGGCCCACTTTGCCCTTATCCACTATGCTGGCACGGTGGACTACAACATCATCGGGTGGCTGCAGAAGAACAAGGACCCCCTCAATGAGACAGTGGTGGGGCTCTACCAGAAATCAGCCCTGAAGCTCTTGGCCAACCTCTTTGCCAACTATGCTGGGGCTGATGCAC CCgtggagaaggggaaaggagcTAAGAAGAAAGGTTCCTCCTTTCAGACTGTCTCTGCCCTGCATCGG GAGAATCTCAACAAGCTGATGACCAACTTGCGGTCTACCCACCCTCATTTCGTCCGCTGCATCATCCCCAATGAGACCAAGTCTCCTG GTGTGATGAACAACCCCCTGGTAATGCACCAGCTTCGCTGCAATGGAGTGCTGGAAGGCATCCGTATCTGCCGCAAGGGCTTCCCCAATCGCATCCTCTATGGGGACTTCCGACAGCG GTACCGCATCCTGAACCCTGCGGCCATCCCTGAGGGTCAGTTCATTGACAGCCGCAAGGGGGCTGAGAAGCTCCTGGGATCCCTTGATATTGACCACAACCAGTACAAATTTGGACACACCAAG GTCTTCTTCaaggctgggctgctggggctgctggaggagatgaGGGATGAGCGCCTGGCCCGGATCATGACCCGATTGCAGGCCCAAGTCCGTGGTTTCCTGTCCCGTCAGGAGTTCAAGAAGATTCTAGAGCGCAG AGACTCATTGCTGGTGATCCAGTGGAACATCAGGGCCTTCATGGGGGTGAAGAATTGGCCTTGGATGAAGCTCTACTTTAAGATCAAGCCCTTGCTGAAGAGTGCTGAGACGGAGAAAGAGATGCAG AACATGAAAGAAGAGTTTGGGCGGCTGAAGGAGGCCTTAGAGAAGTCAGAAGCCCGGcggaaggagctggaggagaagatGGTCTCcatgctgcaggaaaaaaatgacctTCAGCTCCAAGTGCAGGCT GAGCAAGACAACCTGGCTGACGCTGAAGAGCGCTGTGACCAGCTGATCAAGAACAAGATCCAGCTGGAGGCCAAGGTGAAGGAGATGACTGAGCGgatggaggatgaggaggagatgAATGCTGAATTAACAGCAAAGAAGAGAAAGCTGGAGGATGAATGCTCAGAGCTGAAGAAAGACATTGATGACCTGGAGTTGTCATTGGCCAAGgtggaaaaggagaaacatGCCACTGAGAACAAG GTCAAGAACCTCACAGAGGAGATGGCCGGGCTGGATGAGATCATTGTCAAGCTAACGAAGGAGAAGAAGGCCCTGCAAGAATCTCACCAGCAAGCGCTGGATGacctgcaggcagaggaagacAAGGTCAACACCTTGACAAAGGCCAAAGTCAAACTGGAACAGCAAGTGGATGAT CTGGAGAGTTCACTGGAGCAAGAGAAGAAGATCCGGATGGACCTGGAACGGGCCAAAAGGAAGCTGGAAGGTGATTTGAAGCTGGCTCAGGAGAATATCATGGACCTGGAGAATGACAAGCAACAATTGGATGAGAGGCTGAAAAA GAAAGACTTTGAGCTCAATGCCCTCAACGCCAGAATAGAGGATGAGCAAGCAGTTGCAGCGCAGCTCCAGAAGAAGCTCAAAGAGCTTCAG GCGCGAATTGAGGAGCTGGAAGAGGAGTTGGAAGCAGAGCGGACAGGCAGAGCCAAGGTGGAGAAGCTGCGCTCAGACCTGTCACGAGAGCTGGAGGAGATCAGTGAGCGGCTGGAGGAGGCAGGTGGTGCCACATCAGTGCAGATTGAGCTCAACAAGAAGAGGGAGGCAGAGTTCCAGAAGATGCGGCGGGACCTGGAAGAGGCCACGCTGCAGCATGAGGCCACGGCTGCTGCGCTGCGCAAGAAGCACGCCGACAGCGTGGCCGAACTCAGCGAGCAGATTGACAACTTACAGCGCGTCAAACAGAaactggagaaggagaagagtgAGCTCAAGCTGGAGTTGGATGATGTCGGCTCCAACATGGAGCAACTGATAAAGGCCAAG GCTAACCTGGAGAAGATGTGCCGCACCATGGAAGATCAGATGAATGAGCATCGGACCAAGTCCGAAGAGGCTCAACGCATGGTCAATGACCTCACCACTCAACGAGCCAAACTCCAGACAGAAAATG GTGAGCTCtccaggcagctggaggagaaggaagccTTCATCAACCAGATGACACGAGGGAAACTCACCTACACCCAACAGCTGGAGGACCTCAAGAGGCAGCTAGAGGAAGAAGTCAAG gctAAGAATGCACTGGCCCATGCCCTCCAATCAGCTCGGCATGACTGCGACCTTCTGAGGGAGCAGTATGAGGAGGAAACAGAGGCCAAGGCTGAGCTCCAGCGCTCACTCTCCAAGGCCAACTCTGAGGTGGCACAGTGGAGGACCAAGTATGAGACAGATGCCATCCAGCGCACTGAGGAACTGGAGGAGGCCAA GAAGAAGCTGGCCCAGCggctgcaggaggctgaggaggcAGTGGAGGCGGTCAATGCCAAGTGTTCCTCCCTGGAGAAGACCAAGCACCGGctgcaaaatgaaattgaaGATCTCATGGCAGACCTGGAGCGGtcaaatgcagcagcagctgcattgGACAAGAAGCAGAGAAACTTTGACAAG ATCTTGTCTGAGTGGAAGCAGAAGTTTGAAGAGTCACAGGTGGAGTTGGAAGCATCGCAGAAAGAGGCCAGATCCCTCAGCACCGAGCTCTTCAAGCTGAAAAACGCTTATGAGGAGTCACTTGATCACTTAGAGACTttaaagagggaaaacaagaaTCTCCAAG AGGAGATCTCGGACCTGACGGAGCAGCTGGGTGGCAGCCACAAGACCATCCATGAATTGGAGAAGGTCCGAAAGCAGCTGGATGCCGAGAAACTGGAGCTCCAAGctgcactggaagaggctgag GCCTCTCTGGAGCATGAGGAGGGAAAGATCCTGAGGGCCCAACTGGAGTTCAACCAGGTCAAGGCAGACTATGAGCGCAAGCTGGCCGAGAAGGATGAGGAGATGGAGCAGGCCAAGCGCAACCACCTGCGGGTGGTGGACTCACTGCAGACCTCTCTGGATGCTGAGACCCGGAGCCGCAATGAGGCCCTGAGGCTGAAGAAGAAGATGGAGGGTGACCTCAATGAGATGGAGATTCAGCTCAGCCATGCCAACCGCGTGGCTGCTGAAGCTCAGAAGCAAGTCAAgacactgcagggctgcctcAAG GacacccagctgcagctggatgaCATGGTACGGGTCAATGAGGACCTGAAGGAGAATATTGCCATTGTGGAGAGGAGAAACAACCTCCTCCAGTCAGAGCTGGAGGAGTTGCGGGCAGTGGTGGAACAGACTGAGAGGGCTCGCAAGTTGGCGGAGCAGGAGCTGATTGAGGCCAGCGAGAGGGTCCAGCTTCTCCACTCACAG AACACCAGCCTCATCAACCAGAAGAAGAAGATGGAGGCTGACATCTCCCAGCTGCAGACAGAGGTGGAAGAGGCCATCCAGGAGTGCAGGAATGCTGAGGAGAAAGCCAAGAAAGCCATCACTGAT GCGGCCATGatggcagaggagctgaagaAGGAGCAGGATACAAGCGCCCATCTGGAGCGGATGAAGAAGAACATGGAGCAGACCATCAAGGACCTGCAGATGAGGTTGGATGAGGCTGAGCAGTTGGCCCTCAAAGGGGGcaagaagcagctgcagaagctggAGGCTCGTGTGCGGGAGCTGGAGAATGAGCTGGAGGCTGAGCAGAAGCGCCATGCCGAGAGTGTCAAGGGTCTCCGCAAGTCCGAGCGTCGCGTCAAGGAACTCAGCTACCAG